A part of Halobaculum sp. MBLA0143 genomic DNA contains:
- a CDS encoding ABC transporter permease encodes MSTLRSVYHIARADYLQRTRSRQFLAVLAFVVSLGYVVSVGGLELVYTRDLGAFDYEFYYGRSNAAWVGTEAALVGTFFVAFGGFYVLKNTLARERRTGMDELLPSMAVSDRLYLLGKWLSNVAVVCTILVVLAAATVVLHAVNGVGQTQIVPLTLPIFLLAVPLGCLVAGVALLFETIDPLSGSAGNAVYFLGTVVVASWAYSAPVAGGVVPPVVAYTEPFGYTAVYAATHDTLTGVVPAYAGGPPVFGQVSGGEEFTFTWTGGGWPGWVYLKWALFAVGGATVAAAGTVTFDRFTAGERGSVLRSLLPVGDSADTETDESSDATVPGGGEPAGDTDVTTLVESLTPVRSRNGGGLGRLLVAEARIALLGRRRVWYLGAVSLFLFGVLADGLRGLVAPVAILWPVFLLSETGVRTRRHQTRELVVSSSHPVGQLAAEWAVGAGVLASLLAPARLPAAAGGDTLALLGFVATVAFVPSFALALGSYTGSTRAFEASYLALWYVGPVNGATAVDFAASTDGVTPATLLGFTAVGVALLGAALLGRSRFLR; translated from the coding sequence ATGTCGACTCTCCGCTCGGTCTACCACATCGCTCGCGCAGACTACCTCCAGCGGACGCGGTCACGGCAGTTCCTGGCCGTCCTCGCGTTCGTCGTCTCCCTGGGGTACGTGGTGAGCGTCGGCGGACTGGAACTCGTGTACACGCGGGACCTGGGTGCGTTCGACTACGAGTTCTACTACGGTCGGTCGAACGCCGCCTGGGTCGGGACGGAGGCGGCGCTCGTCGGGACGTTCTTCGTCGCCTTCGGCGGCTTCTACGTGCTGAAGAACACGCTCGCCCGCGAGCGACGGACCGGGATGGACGAACTCCTCCCGTCGATGGCCGTGAGCGACCGGCTGTACCTCCTCGGGAAGTGGCTCAGTAACGTCGCCGTCGTGTGTACGATCCTCGTCGTGTTGGCCGCCGCGACGGTCGTGCTCCACGCGGTCAACGGCGTCGGGCAGACACAGATCGTCCCGCTGACGCTGCCGATCTTCCTGTTGGCCGTTCCGCTGGGCTGTCTCGTCGCCGGGGTGGCGTTGTTGTTCGAGACGATCGACCCGTTGTCCGGCAGCGCCGGCAACGCGGTGTACTTCCTCGGCACCGTCGTCGTCGCCAGTTGGGCGTACAGCGCGCCCGTCGCGGGCGGTGTCGTTCCGCCGGTCGTCGCGTACACGGAGCCGTTCGGCTACACCGCCGTCTACGCTGCGACACACGACACGCTCACCGGTGTCGTGCCGGCGTACGCCGGCGGCCCCCCAGTGTTCGGCCAGGTGTCCGGTGGGGAGGAGTTCACGTTCACCTGGACCGGCGGGGGGTGGCCGGGGTGGGTGTACCTCAAGTGGGCGTTGTTCGCCGTCGGTGGCGCCACGGTCGCCGCGGCCGGGACAGTCACCTTCGACCGGTTCACCGCCGGCGAACGGGGCTCGGTCCTCCGGTCGCTCCTCCCGGTCGGCGACTCGGCGGACACGGAGACGGACGAGTCGTCGGACGCGACCGTTCCTGGGGGTGGGGAGCCGGCCGGAGACACGGACGTGACGACGCTCGTCGAGTCGCTCACGCCCGTCCGGAGCCGGAACGGCGGCGGGCTCGGGCGGCTCCTAGTCGCCGAGGCGCGGATCGCGCTCCTCGGCCGTCGTCGGGTGTGGTACCTCGGCGCCGTGTCGTTGTTCCTGTTCGGTGTTCTGGCCGACGGTCTCCGCGGGCTCGTCGCTCCGGTTGCGATCCTGTGGCCGGTGTTCCTGCTGTCGGAGACGGGGGTCCGGACGCGCCGACACCAGACCCGCGAGTTGGTCGTCTCCTCGTCACACCCGGTCGGACAGCTCGCGGCCGAGTGGGCCGTCGGGGCCGGGGTGTTGGCGTCGTTGCTCGCCCCGGCCAGGCTGCCGGCCGCCGCCGGCGGCGACACGCTCGCGCTGCTCGGGTTCGTCGCCACGGTGGCGTTCGTCCCGTCGTTCGCGCTGGCGCTGGGGTCGTACACCGGCTCGACCCGGGCGTTCGAGGCGTCGTACCTCGCGCTGTGGTACGTGGGCCCGGTCAACGGCGCCACCGCCGTGGACTTCGCCGCGAGCACGGACGGGGTGACGCCGGCGACGCTGCTCGGGTTCACGGCCGTCGGGGTGGCGTTGCTCGGCGCCGCGCTGCTGGGCCGCTCGCGGTTCCTCCGGTGA
- a CDS encoding FAD-binding and (Fe-S)-binding domain-containing protein codes for MTTNPQSGRGEVPGGDSGAAGDSTAAGDSTPTGDSTPTGDSGAAGDPTAGEVARPGLLNDLESRVEGAVRFDTYTRSLYATDASAYHETPVGVVLPASTADVAAVVSYCADRGVPVLPRGGGTSLAGQTVNEAVVLDFTRHLDDVVSVDPDGRTATVEAGCLLGSLNERLEPHGLKFAPDPAWGDKSAIGGAVGNNSTGAHSLVYGKTDHYVESAEVVLADGSVTELGEVSVAELRERADPDGGTLDRVAAEVVGVLDDDRDAVRERFPALKRNVSGYNLDRLVAEADGEYGEPGTVNLARLLAGSEGTLGVVTAVTVSLEPIPETKAVGLLTYDSLSEAMADVAPILDHDPAAVEVMDDVLLDLARDTPEFADVVGLLPDGTDAVLLVEFYAESDEEGRRKVAGLLSDRVPSVSPSATPPADTPDGGDTRALDALEAHDADRRATFWKMRKSGLPILLGRTSDAKHISFIEDCAVPPEHLPRYVEGFEEILDDTGTFASFYAHAGPGVLHVRPLIDTKTVEGVEQLREIADRVTDLVVSLGGAVSGEHGDGRARTAWNRKLYGDRLFERFRSLKSAFDPEWLLNPGTVCGDHDPTENLRFDPDYEFDAGFEPELAWETDNGFQGMAELCHGCGGCRGEQSTTGGVMCPTYRAVDEEIQSTRGRANALREAMSGELPADPFGEEFRSEVLDLCVGCKGCKMDCPSGVDMAKMKAEVLHEHHERDADDRGLRRFLDPSVLRDLTFANVNGVSRLGSALAPLSNLAGDLPVVSNLGKRLLGVATERDLPTFRRETLRDWFDARDGSIPAEDADRTAVLVPDTYTNYTRPAAGRAAVRLLEAADVRVELAETEDTGRAAHSLGFLDRARERSRAAIDELSPAIADGADVVVVEPSEAVMLQSDLLDLHGSGGQAGTVADNSYGLLEYVDTFRLDDRLAFDAPDESLVYHGHCHQKATAKDHHAVGVLRRAGYGVDPLDSTCCGMAGSFGYEAEHYDLSQGVADILVEQADDSDGDVLTAPGGSCRTQLGDREETDATPPHPVEKVADALAE; via the coding sequence ATGACGACGAACCCACAGTCGGGCCGCGGGGAGGTGCCGGGGGGTGACTCTGGCGCCGCTGGCGACTCTACCGCCGCTGGCGACTCTACCCCCACCGGCGACTCTACCCCCACCGGCGACTCTGGCGCCGCTGGCGACCCTACCGCCGGCGAGGTCGCCCGGCCGGGGCTGTTGAACGACCTCGAGAGTCGCGTCGAGGGGGCCGTCAGGTTCGACACCTACACCCGGTCGTTGTACGCGACGGACGCCTCCGCGTACCACGAGACGCCGGTCGGGGTGGTCCTGCCGGCGTCGACGGCGGACGTGGCCGCGGTCGTCTCCTACTGTGCCGACCGCGGGGTTCCGGTGTTGCCTCGAGGCGGCGGCACCTCGCTGGCGGGCCAGACGGTCAACGAGGCGGTCGTCTTGGACTTCACACGGCACCTCGACGACGTCGTCTCCGTCGACCCGGACGGGCGGACGGCGACGGTCGAGGCCGGCTGTCTCCTGGGGTCGCTGAACGAACGGCTGGAGCCGCACGGGCTGAAGTTCGCCCCCGATCCGGCGTGGGGTGACAAGTCCGCTATCGGCGGCGCCGTCGGCAACAACTCCACCGGCGCCCACTCGCTCGTGTACGGGAAGACGGACCACTACGTGGAGTCGGCGGAGGTCGTCCTCGCGGACGGCAGCGTCACCGAGCTCGGCGAGGTCTCGGTCGCCGAGCTACGCGAGCGGGCGGACCCGGACGGCGGCACGTTGGACCGGGTCGCGGCCGAGGTCGTCGGGGTTCTGGACGACGACCGTGACGCCGTCCGGGAGCGGTTCCCCGCGCTCAAACGGAACGTCTCCGGCTACAACCTGGACCGACTCGTCGCCGAGGCCGACGGGGAGTACGGCGAGCCCGGGACGGTCAACCTCGCCCGGCTGCTGGCCGGCAGCGAGGGGACGCTGGGAGTCGTGACGGCGGTGACGGTGTCGTTGGAGCCGATTCCGGAGACGAAGGCGGTCGGGCTGCTCACGTACGACTCTCTCTCCGAGGCGATGGCCGACGTGGCACCGATCCTCGACCACGACCCCGCGGCGGTGGAGGTGATGGACGACGTGTTGTTGGACCTGGCGCGCGACACCCCGGAGTTCGCGGACGTGGTCGGACTGCTCCCGGACGGGACCGACGCGGTGTTGCTCGTGGAGTTCTACGCCGAAAGCGACGAGGAGGGTCGCCGGAAGGTCGCCGGGCTGCTCTCCGACCGCGTGCCGTCCGTCTCCCCGTCCGCGACACCGCCCGCGGACACCCCCGACGGCGGGGACACGCGGGCGCTGGACGCGTTGGAGGCCCACGACGCCGACCGCCGGGCGACGTTCTGGAAGATGCGCAAGTCCGGGCTGCCGATCCTGCTCGGGCGCACGAGCGACGCCAAACACATCTCCTTCATCGAGGACTGTGCGGTGCCGCCGGAACACCTCCCCCGGTACGTCGAAGGGTTCGAGGAGATCCTAGACGACACCGGGACGTTCGCCTCCTTCTACGCCCACGCCGGTCCGGGCGTGCTCCACGTCCGACCGCTGATCGACACGAAGACGGTCGAGGGAGTCGAGCAACTGCGGGAGATCGCCGACCGAGTGACGGACCTGGTGGTGTCGCTGGGCGGGGCCGTCTCCGGCGAGCACGGCGACGGCCGCGCCCGGACGGCGTGGAACCGGAAGCTGTACGGCGACCGGTTGTTCGAGCGGTTCCGATCGCTCAAGTCGGCGTTCGACCCCGAGTGGCTGTTGAACCCCGGCACCGTCTGTGGCGACCACGACCCGACGGAGAACCTCCGGTTCGACCCCGACTACGAGTTCGACGCCGGGTTCGAGCCGGAGTTGGCCTGGGAGACCGACAACGGGTTCCAGGGGATGGCGGAGCTGTGTCACGGCTGTGGCGGCTGTCGCGGAGAGCAGTCCACCACCGGCGGCGTGATGTGTCCGACGTACCGCGCCGTCGACGAGGAGATCCAGTCCACCCGCGGCCGGGCGAACGCGCTCCGAGAGGCGATGAGCGGCGAACTCCCGGCGGACCCGTTCGGCGAGGAGTTCCGCAGCGAGGTGTTGGACCTCTGTGTCGGCTGCAAGGGCTGTAAGATGGACTGCCCCAGCGGCGTCGACATGGCGAAGATGAAGGCGGAGGTGTTGCACGAACACCACGAGCGCGACGCCGACGACCGCGGGCTCAGGCGGTTCCTGGACCCGAGTGTGCTCCGGGACCTGACGTTCGCCAACGTCAACGGAGTGTCGCGGCTGGGCAGTGCGCTCGCCCCGCTCTCGAATCTCGCCGGCGACCTCCCGGTGGTGTCGAATCTCGGCAAGCGACTGCTGGGCGTGGCGACGGAACGCGACCTCCCGACGTTCCGGCGGGAGACGCTCCGGGACTGGTTCGACGCCCGCGACGGGTCGATCCCCGCCGAAGACGCCGACCGCACCGCGGTGCTCGTCCCGGACACGTACACCAACTACACCCGCCCGGCGGCTGGACGAGCGGCGGTACGGCTGTTGGAGGCCGCCGACGTGCGAGTCGAACTCGCCGAGACGGAAGACACCGGTCGGGCGGCCCACTCGCTTGGGTTCCTCGACCGCGCCCGCGAACGGAGTCGGGCGGCGATCGACGAGCTGTCGCCCGCGATCGCCGACGGGGCGGACGTCGTGGTCGTCGAGCCCAGCGAGGCGGTGATGCTCCAGTCCGACCTGTTGGATCTCCACGGCTCCGGCGGGCAGGCGGGGACCGTCGCGGACAACAGCTACGGGTTGTTGGAGTACGTCGACACGTTCCGGTTGGACGACCGGCTCGCCTTCGACGCCCCCGACGAGTCGCTCGTCTACCACGGCCACTGTCACCAGAAGGCGACCGCGAAGGACCACCACGCCGTCGGCGTCCTCCGCCGAGCGGGCTACGGTGTCGACCCGCTCGACTCGACGTGTTGCGGTATGGCCGGCTCGTTCGGCTACGAGGCGGAACACTACGACCTGAGCCAGGGGGTCGCGGACATCCTGGTGGAACAGGCAGACGACAGCGACGGCGACGTGCTCACCGCGCCCGGCGGCTCCTGTCGGACACAGTTGGGCGACCGCGAGGAGACGGACGCCACCCCGCCCCACCCCGTCGAGAAGGTCGCCGACGCGCTCGCGGAGTAG
- a CDS encoding DUF123 domain-containing protein translates to MTGGTYTIVYRLSAPATVAVGALGEHRLPAGAYAYTGSALGSGGFSRVDRHERVAAGEHDVRHWHVDHLGGHPATELHAVRRLPDRDAECAVARALVDGPVAGFGASDCDCDSHLAGYPDAERAVAAVERAHDEV, encoded by the coding sequence GTGACCGGCGGCACCTACACCATCGTGTACCGACTCTCGGCGCCGGCGACGGTCGCGGTCGGCGCGCTCGGCGAGCACCGACTCCCCGCGGGGGCGTACGCCTACACCGGCAGCGCGCTGGGGAGCGGCGGCTTCTCGCGGGTGGATCGCCACGAACGGGTCGCGGCCGGCGAGCACGACGTGCGCCACTGGCACGTCGACCACCTCGGCGGCCACCCCGCAACGGAGCTGCACGCCGTCCGACGGCTCCCAGACCGCGACGCGGAGTGTGCGGTCGCCCGCGCGCTCGTCGACGGGCCGGTCGCCGGCTTCGGCGCCTCCGACTGCGACTGTGACAGTCACCTGGCGGGCTACCCGGACGCGGAGCGGGCCGTCGCTGCCGTCGAACGGGCACACGACGAGGTGTGA
- a CDS encoding ribbon-helix-helix domain-containing protein has protein sequence MSTDSDTGGDGEMEKINVRVPQALLAEIDSVWEERGYANKSEFIRDALRDAVDPPTELSAEALQHLAESREQREEGETVSQADLKGRLDSDD, from the coding sequence GTGAGCACAGACAGCGACACTGGCGGCGACGGGGAGATGGAGAAGATCAACGTACGGGTTCCGCAGGCGCTGCTGGCCGAGATCGACAGCGTGTGGGAGGAACGCGGGTACGCGAACAAATCCGAGTTCATCCGCGACGCGCTCCGTGACGCAGTCGACCCGCCGACGGAACTCTCTGCGGAGGCGCTCCAGCACCTCGCCGAGAGCCGCGAGCAACGCGAAGAGGGTGAGACGGTCTCGCAGGCAGACCTGAAAGGTCGACTGGACTCCGACGACTGA
- a CDS encoding ABC transporter permease encodes MTDATYAMVRVIFGKQLVLLKRYWINTVSNVATSYVMFLLLVFGGRAVAPTTLGESLAGLIVGFFLWSLSFSAFQGPANTISTEASWGTLEQLYASPHPFRRVVGVEVASSVLFGFLTSLLLLAAMTLTAGISLAFDPLTVVPLVVLTLLPVAGMGLAFGGLALVYKRISQVFLLVQFLLLVGIAARGSVLTWAIPLNLGSRLLTTAMSEGVGLAGLPPVALGVLVVKAVGFPLAGGVAFAVAVRAARRRGVMGHY; translated from the coding sequence GTGACCGACGCGACCTACGCGATGGTCCGCGTGATCTTCGGAAAACAGCTCGTGTTGCTCAAACGCTACTGGATCAACACGGTCTCGAACGTTGCGACCAGCTACGTGATGTTCCTCCTGCTCGTGTTCGGCGGCCGAGCGGTCGCGCCGACGACGCTCGGCGAGAGTCTCGCGGGTCTGATCGTCGGCTTCTTCCTCTGGTCGCTGTCGTTCAGCGCGTTTCAGGGACCGGCGAACACCATCAGCACCGAAGCCTCCTGGGGAACGCTCGAACAGCTGTACGCCAGCCCACACCCGTTCCGGCGGGTCGTCGGCGTCGAGGTTGCCAGCAGCGTCCTGTTCGGATTTCTCACGAGCCTCCTCCTGTTGGCGGCGATGACGCTCACTGCCGGGATCAGTCTCGCCTTCGACCCGCTCACCGTCGTTCCGTTGGTCGTCCTCACGCTGCTCCCGGTCGCCGGGATGGGACTCGCCTTCGGCGGGCTGGCGCTCGTGTACAAACGGATCAGTCAGGTGTTCTTGCTCGTCCAGTTCCTGTTGCTCGTCGGAATCGCCGCCCGCGGATCGGTGTTGACGTGGGCCATCCCACTGAACCTCGGGAGCCGTCTCCTCACGACCGCGATGAGCGAGGGTGTCGGACTCGCCGGGCTCCCGCCGGTCGCGCTCGGTGTGCTCGTCGTCAAGGCTGTCGGCTTCCCCCTCGCCGGCGGTGTCGCCTTCGCCGTCGCCGTCCGTGCCGCCAGACGACGCGGCGTGATGGGCCACTACTGA
- a CDS encoding ABC transporter ATP-binding protein, which yields MSDQTPILTVDGLVKEYDDSVRAVDDVSFTVDSGEIVGLLGPNGAGKTTTIKCVMGLIEPTDGTLRVGDVDPTAGSSATYELVAGTLEGARNVYWRLTVRENLRFFTGLGGVHPNTARDHHDRLLERLDLTAKADTPARELSRGMKQKLSLACTLVRETPLVFLDEPTLGLDVEAKRDLRAELPRLANEDDRAIVVSSHDMDTIREVCDRVIVLDGGRVIADDSVTALLDLFRRQVYRVTVADPSRVRGRLATEALTTTWHDSVVRVELDDPDAFHTLTGRLRDLDATVESIETVEPDLADVFLDITAGDRLGGEPA from the coding sequence ATGTCAGATCAGACACCGATTCTGACCGTCGACGGGCTCGTCAAGGAGTACGACGACTCGGTGCGGGCGGTCGACGACGTGTCGTTCACCGTCGATTCCGGAGAGATAGTCGGACTGCTCGGCCCGAACGGCGCAGGGAAGACGACGACGATCAAGTGTGTGATGGGACTGATCGAGCCGACGGACGGCACGTTACGGGTCGGCGACGTCGACCCGACGGCTGGGTCGTCCGCGACGTACGAACTGGTCGCCGGCACGTTGGAAGGGGCACGCAACGTGTACTGGCGGCTGACGGTTCGAGAGAATCTGCGATTCTTCACTGGCTTGGGCGGTGTCCACCCGAACACCGCACGTGACCATCACGACCGACTGTTGGAGCGACTGGATCTGACGGCGAAGGCCGACACGCCCGCCAGAGAACTCTCCAGAGGGATGAAACAGAAACTGAGTCTCGCCTGCACGCTCGTCCGTGAGACGCCGTTGGTCTTTCTCGACGAACCCACGCTGGGGCTGGACGTCGAGGCGAAACGCGATCTCCGGGCCGAACTCCCGCGGCTCGCGAACGAGGACGACCGGGCTATCGTGGTGTCGAGTCACGACATGGACACGATCCGCGAGGTCTGTGATCGGGTGATCGTCCTCGACGGCGGGCGAGTCATCGCCGACGACAGTGTCACGGCGTTGTTGGATCTGTTCCGACGACAGGTGTACCGCGTCACGGTCGCAGACCCGAGCCGCGTCCGGGGTCGGCTCGCAACCGAGGCGCTGACGACGACGTGGCACGACAGTGTCGTTCGAGTGGAACTGGACGACCCGGACGCGTTCCACACACTCACCGGGAGACTGAGAGATCTCGACGCGACTGTCGAGTCGATCGAGACCGTCGAACCGGATCTCGCGGACGTGTTTCTCGACATCACCGCGGGCGACCGCCTCGGGGGTGAGCCGGCGTGA
- a CDS encoding winged helix-turn-helix domain-containing protein, whose product MVDETERFELLADETRLSIMRVLADERRVNWERQGMGFTQLRRAVGATDGGRFNYHLDRLVGTFVEHRDETYYLTDAGLEVVDAVLAGAYGQEGDQTSETVAMQCDCGRQLTVVHEEMTFRLQCPDHGVLFGTTLPAAASSDRAAETVAVVGITDMRQDMEWARMGVCFRCWGTMVGELAATLPETHPATGDPLPDSHETDGPVTVFGCDRCETVFWTPPSGALWGHPAVTAFSHDHGLTDPLDVPAHETTVTSTDPFSATVTFTPPDDATTLQVQLDETASIVDVERSSSPPLGSE is encoded by the coding sequence ATGGTCGACGAGACAGAACGGTTCGAACTGCTCGCAGACGAGACGCGGCTGTCGATCATGCGGGTGTTGGCGGACGAGCGGCGTGTGAACTGGGAGCGGCAGGGGATGGGGTTCACACAGCTCCGTCGGGCAGTGGGTGCCACGGACGGGGGGCGGTTCAACTACCACCTCGACCGGCTGGTGGGGACGTTCGTCGAGCACCGAGACGAGACGTACTACCTGACAGACGCAGGGTTGGAGGTTGTCGACGCGGTGCTCGCCGGCGCGTACGGCCAGGAGGGCGACCAGACGAGTGAGACGGTAGCGATGCAGTGTGACTGTGGACGGCAGCTCACCGTCGTACACGAGGAGATGACGTTCCGACTCCAGTGTCCCGACCACGGGGTCCTGTTCGGAACGACACTTCCGGCGGCGGCGAGCTCCGATCGAGCCGCGGAGACAGTAGCGGTAGTCGGGATAACCGACATGCGACAGGATATGGAGTGGGCACGGATGGGCGTGTGTTTCCGTTGTTGGGGGACGATGGTGGGAGAGCTTGCGGCGACGCTTCCGGAGACGCACCCTGCGACCGGCGACCCGCTGCCCGACTCGCACGAGACCGACGGTCCGGTTACCGTGTTCGGCTGTGATCGGTGTGAGACGGTGTTCTGGACGCCGCCGTCGGGGGCACTGTGGGGACATCCGGCGGTCACCGCGTTCAGTCACGACCACGGGCTGACCGACCCGTTGGACGTTCCTGCCCACGAGACGACGGTCACCTCGACCGATCCGTTCTCGGCCACGGTAACGTTCACGCCCCCCGACGACGCCACGACACTCCAAGTGCAGCTAGACGAGACAGCGAGTATCGTCGATGTCGAGAGAAGTAGTTCTCCACCTCTCGGGAGTGAGTGA
- the heR gene encoding heliorhodopsin HeR codes for MATGDATAADTGTDTVTGARGTRLRLWNAVMAVLHAGQGVAMVALAGSVLWPVTRTRYGFDPATESIAPETVSFVDANLPLLVAGFLFVSAIAHTVVSTVRYDSYVDYLDRGLNPYRWYEYSVSASLMIVVIGMLAGVWDLGSLLAMFGLVAVMNLSGLLMEQRNESRTETDWTPFWVGCLAGVVPWLVIGVTFVGSVTASDGQFPTFVIYIYASIFAFFNLFTFNMALQYLEVGPWREYLFGEKVYVLLSLVAKSVLAWQVYFGTINSPI; via the coding sequence ATGGCAACTGGTGACGCGACGGCGGCCGACACCGGCACCGACACCGTGACGGGGGCGCGTGGAACGCGGCTCAGACTCTGGAACGCCGTGATGGCCGTGCTCCACGCGGGCCAGGGCGTAGCGATGGTGGCGCTCGCGGGGAGCGTGCTCTGGCCCGTGACGCGCACGCGGTACGGGTTCGATCCGGCGACGGAGTCGATCGCCCCCGAGACGGTGTCGTTCGTCGACGCCAACCTCCCCCTGCTCGTCGCGGGGTTCCTGTTCGTCTCGGCGATCGCCCACACCGTCGTCTCGACGGTCAGGTACGACAGCTACGTCGACTACCTCGACAGGGGGTTGAACCCGTACCGGTGGTACGAGTACTCAGTCAGCGCGTCGCTGATGATCGTCGTCATCGGGATGTTGGCCGGCGTGTGGGACCTGGGGTCGCTCCTGGCCATGTTCGGACTGGTCGCCGTGATGAACCTCTCTGGGCTCCTGATGGAGCAACGCAACGAGTCGCGGACGGAGACGGACTGGACGCCGTTCTGGGTGGGCTGTCTCGCGGGCGTCGTCCCGTGGCTCGTGATCGGTGTCACGTTCGTCGGCAGCGTCACCGCCAGCGACGGGCAGTTCCCGACGTTCGTGATCTACATCTACGCCTCCATCTTCGCGTTCTTCAACCTCTTCACGTTCAACATGGCGCTGCAGTACCTGGAGGTCGGCCCGTGGCGCGAGTACCTCTTCGGCGAGAAGGTGTACGTCCTGTTGAGCCTCGTCGCCAAGTCCGTGCTCGCGTGGCAGGTGTACTTCGGGACGATCAACTCCCCGATCTGA
- a CDS encoding CopG family ribbon-helix-helix protein, protein MSTDSDIGRDREMEKIDIRVPQALLAEIDSVWEERGYANKSEFIRDALRDAVDPPTELSAEALQQLAESREQREDGETVSQADVKDRLGLDD, encoded by the coding sequence GTGAGTACCGACAGCGACATCGGAAGGGACAGAGAGATGGAGAAGATCGACATCCGGGTTCCGCAGGCGTTGCTGGCCGAGATCGACAGCGTGTGGGAGGAACGCGGGTACGCGAACAAATCCGAGTTCATCCGCGACGCGCTCCGCGACGCAGTCGACCCGCCGACGGAACTCTCTGCGGAGGCGCTCCAGCAGCTCGCCGAGAGCCGCGAGCAACGCGAAGACGGCGAGACGGTCTCGCAGGCAGACGTGAAGGATCGACTCGGTCTCGATGACTGA
- a CDS encoding PQQ-binding-like beta-propeller repeat protein produces the protein MGTGIGYGSASVVDGKLYFSNGSSEVYALDAETGDESWRYRSDGRVVSSSSPTVTDEAVFVGIDDVLLALDPETGDEKWSAATEGGSIECSPTLIDGNVVVRAEKVYARDTVTGAVDWSVEIGNDSHTPPVAGDETVYLAGDDSIHAIRTEDGSRSWSVDVECAWKSTPTVSEDHVFVVGEDEELHALRADTGSETWSVEIGEVMRTSPAVANGTIFISRSEWTSNELYAIDTDSGEVEWRFSDSSEPFSSAAVVGETVLVGQGGRLYAVDAVTGREEWSVELRGSVSLPAVADETVFVESNDRYLYALETGSRAES, from the coding sequence GTGGGAACGGGCATCGGGTACGGCTCCGCATCCGTTGTCGACGGTAAGCTATACTTCTCCAACGGGTCCAGCGAGGTGTACGCACTCGACGCAGAAACTGGAGACGAGAGTTGGCGTTACCGTTCAGACGGTCGTGTGGTCTCGTCTTCGTCGCCGACGGTAACCGACGAAGCAGTTTTCGTCGGGATCGACGACGTTCTTCTGGCTTTGGACCCGGAGACAGGTGACGAGAAGTGGTCGGCAGCCACAGAAGGTGGGTCCATCGAGTGCTCACCGACTCTAATTGACGGAAACGTCGTCGTTCGGGCCGAGAAGGTGTACGCACGAGACACTGTGACGGGGGCTGTCGACTGGAGCGTGGAGATCGGTAACGACAGTCACACGCCACCAGTTGCCGGAGACGAGACCGTATACCTCGCAGGTGATGACTCTATCCACGCGATACGTACGGAAGACGGATCGAGAAGCTGGTCTGTCGATGTAGAGTGCGCTTGGAAGTCGACTCCAACCGTCAGTGAGGATCACGTCTTTGTCGTAGGGGAAGACGAGGAGTTACACGCACTTCGAGCAGATACCGGTTCGGAGACGTGGAGCGTGGAGATCGGAGAGGTGATGCGCACTTCTCCCGCAGTCGCCAACGGGACTATCTTTATTTCCCGGTCGGAGTGGACGAGTAACGAGCTGTACGCCATCGATACTGACAGTGGCGAGGTAGAGTGGAGGTTCAGCGACTCGTCGGAGCCGTTCTCGTCGGCCGCTGTGGTGGGCGAGACGGTTCTGGTCGGTCAGGGTGGACGACTGTACGCAGTCGATGCCGTAACGGGACGAGAAGAGTGGTCGGTCGAACTGCGCGGGTCGGTTTCGTTACCAGCAGTGGCAGATGAAACAGTGTTCGTCGAGAGCAACGACCGGTATCTGTATGCACTCGAGACGGGATCGAGAGCAGAGTCGTAG
- the nikR gene encoding nickel-responsive transcriptional regulator NikR, with protein MTVVSVSMPEELLERIDEFSEEHGYTGRSEVIREAGRNLLGEFEDRRLEDRELMGVVTVVFDYETTTVEEKMMRLRHDHEGTVVSNFHSHVGGHHCMELFVLEGDLEEISTFVGKVRATRDTLTVDYSVLPVDDFGPLDDL; from the coding sequence ATGACCGTCGTCAGCGTCTCGATGCCGGAGGAGTTGCTCGAACGGATCGACGAGTTCTCGGAGGAACACGGCTACACCGGTCGCAGCGAGGTGATCCGGGAGGCCGGCCGCAACCTCCTCGGCGAGTTCGAGGACCGCCGGCTGGAGGACCGCGAGCTGATGGGCGTCGTCACGGTCGTGTTCGACTACGAGACCACGACCGTCGAGGAGAAGATGATGCGACTCCGCCACGATCACGAGGGCACCGTCGTGTCGAACTTCCACAGCCACGTCGGCGGCCACCACTGCATGGAGCTGTTCGTGCTCGAAGGCGACTTAGAGGAGATCTCCACGTTCGTCGGCAAGGTGCGAGCCACCCGCGACACCCTCACCGTCGACTACAGCGTCCTGCCGGTCGACGACTTCGGCCCGTTGGACGATCTGTGA